One window of the Chitinophaga niabensis genome contains the following:
- a CDS encoding ABC transporter ATP-binding protein produces the protein MCRSINHNAVQAIMNYNLNKPGNDPSKKTKSWAALKKLYQFLGAEQKNLLRAFLAVMLSTALNLAGPILAGYTIDHYIQHKQYSGVLMICGILLVMYLIAFGANYLQGRLMGSIGQRMLYNLRNAVFGKLQELPVAFFNQNKTGDLISRINNDTEKVNQFFSQSLIQFSSSIFMMVGAGIFLLTINFRLGAASLVPALLLLVFTRLISPWVRRRNADNMKSTGGLSSEIQESLNNFKVIIAFNRRDYFRKRFEEANTKNYKTAIGAGLANNIFMPVFGLSAHIAQMTVLGYGIYMISAGDFTVGLLISFLAYVTNFYNPIRQLAALWANFQVALAGWDRIAEILSMESNLETLPASKSISGNGAVLTFQDVYFAYPDGKAVLHHVNLQLERGKTYAFVGPTGGGKTTTASLMARLYDPTKGTVLLHGKDLRTYEPSERSAKIGFILQEPFLFSGTIRDNILYGNEQYKDHSNEQLIAVLGEANLDSLLSRFENGLETPVLASGDAISLGQKQLIVFIRAILRKPELLILDEATANIDTVTEQLLESILKNLPAETTRVIIAHRLNTIENADEIYFVNAGEVQRAGSLDHAVNMLLHEKRES, from the coding sequence ATGTGCAGATCTATCAATCACAACGCAGTACAAGCCATTATGAATTACAACCTGAATAAACCGGGGAACGACCCTTCGAAGAAAACCAAGTCCTGGGCAGCGTTGAAAAAACTTTACCAGTTCCTGGGTGCGGAGCAGAAAAACCTGTTGCGTGCATTCCTGGCTGTGATGCTGAGTACCGCCCTAAACCTTGCGGGGCCAATACTGGCAGGTTATACGATAGACCATTACATTCAGCACAAACAATACTCCGGGGTATTGATGATCTGTGGCATTTTACTGGTAATGTATCTCATCGCGTTTGGTGCCAATTATCTGCAAGGGAGGTTGATGGGTAGTATTGGTCAGCGTATGTTATACAACCTGCGCAATGCCGTTTTTGGGAAATTACAGGAATTACCGGTGGCTTTCTTTAACCAGAATAAAACAGGTGATCTCATTTCCCGCATCAATAACGACACGGAAAAAGTGAACCAATTCTTCTCACAGTCATTGATCCAGTTTTCCAGCAGCATTTTTATGATGGTAGGTGCAGGTATCTTCCTGTTGACCATCAACTTCCGTTTAGGTGCGGCCTCTTTAGTGCCGGCATTGCTGCTGTTGGTTTTTACCCGGCTGATCTCTCCCTGGGTAAGACGCAGGAACGCGGATAACATGAAAAGCACCGGCGGCCTGAGTTCCGAGATCCAGGAAAGCCTGAATAACTTTAAAGTGATCATTGCTTTCAACCGCCGGGATTATTTCAGGAAACGATTTGAGGAAGCGAATACTAAGAACTATAAGACAGCCATCGGTGCAGGTTTGGCTAACAATATCTTTATGCCGGTGTTTGGCTTGTCTGCCCATATCGCGCAAATGACGGTACTGGGCTATGGTATTTATATGATATCAGCAGGTGATTTCACCGTGGGTTTACTGATCAGCTTCCTCGCTTACGTGACCAATTTCTACAACCCTATCCGGCAGCTGGCGGCTTTATGGGCAAACTTCCAGGTAGCATTAGCGGGCTGGGACAGGATAGCAGAAATACTCTCTATGGAATCCAACCTGGAAACACTGCCTGCTTCGAAGAGCATTTCCGGCAACGGTGCTGTACTAACTTTCCAGGATGTATATTTTGCTTACCCGGATGGGAAGGCCGTACTGCATCATGTAAATCTTCAACTGGAACGCGGTAAAACTTATGCATTCGTAGGGCCTACCGGTGGTGGTAAAACTACTACAGCCTCCTTAATGGCCAGGTTATATGATCCAACAAAGGGCACTGTATTACTTCATGGGAAAGACCTCCGTACCTATGAACCTTCAGAACGAAGCGCCAAAATAGGTTTCATTCTGCAGGAGCCTTTTCTCTTCAGTGGCACCATCCGCGATAATATCCTTTATGGTAATGAACAGTATAAAGATCATTCCAATGAACAATTGATTGCTGTATTAGGAGAAGCCAACCTGGACAGCCTGTTGTCCCGTTTTGAAAATGGACTGGAAACACCTGTACTGGCCAGTGGCGATGCCATCAGTCTTGGGCAGAAACAACTGATTGTTTTTATCCGTGCCATCTTACGGAAACCAGAGTTACTGATACTGGACGAAGCCACTGCCAATATTGATACCGTAACGGAACAACTACTGGAAAGCATCCTAAAGAACCTGCCTGCCGAAACTACCCGTGTGATCATTGCTCACCGGTTAAATACAATCGAAAATGCAGATGAGATCTATTTTGTGAATGCCGGTGAAGTACAACGGGCAGGGTCTCTTGATCATGCCGTGAATATGCTGCTGCATGAAAAGCGGGAAAGCTGA
- a CDS encoding prolyl oligopeptidase family serine peptidase produces MKKFFIVIAWVLPCIVVSAQYKYPPTKQVAVTDNYFGTKIADPYRWIEDMDHAETQQWFKAQGALTHQWLDSITGRAALREEILQLYNLSRPGRLSSNVEIYERGNRFFYKKESPESPVPVICYREGRNGTEKLLVNPSTFSMGKSIEVTFFLPSDDGKKLAFGLCENGKELSAIRIIEVETQQLFPEVLYPSWFGISRWTDDNKGFLYTRNMNDNVNDSNMLLHTKVFYHTVGTDESRDREIFSKTTAPGIDLEPRDILWVDISDDNKYMIAYAASVLNEFKSFIAPVSEMFTSRIPWKPVTKIEDGIKSIHLKGDQIFFLSHQNAGNFRVLQTSVTAPDVHHAKVIIPESTQLLERVSMSKDHLLLTYSDGVSNTLQRYDISSGKLSAIPLPLKGTINVTLTNSFKNDGIIEISSWVMPPTKFDMDASGHLSRSRFETGAVIPGSEDIIVEEVNAKGHDGVMIPLSIFYRKDVKKDGRAPCLISGYGSYGISTHPFFHPGFVAMVNKGMVVAIAHVRGGGEKGNAWRQGGYKKTKPNTWKDLISCAEYLVTNKYTSPKRMAAHGASAGGITVGRAITERPDLFAAGISEVGLNNMLRAELAPNGPNNAREFGTVKDSTEYLGLLEMDSYHHVKKGVAYPAILTTVGMNDPRVAAWETAKFAAALQQSSTSGKPVLLSVNYRAGHRTDDKVIAAERYTDVIAFALWQCGHPDFKLKGSPGHP; encoded by the coding sequence ATGAAAAAGTTTTTTATTGTAATAGCCTGGGTACTTCCCTGCATTGTTGTTAGTGCCCAATACAAATACCCCCCTACCAAACAGGTAGCAGTAACTGATAATTATTTCGGTACAAAGATCGCAGATCCTTATCGCTGGATAGAAGACATGGACCATGCGGAAACACAGCAATGGTTTAAAGCACAAGGTGCGCTCACGCATCAATGGCTGGACAGTATAACAGGAAGAGCTGCGCTGCGGGAAGAGATACTGCAATTGTACAACCTGTCCAGACCCGGCAGGTTAAGCAGCAATGTAGAGATCTATGAAAGGGGCAACCGCTTCTTTTACAAAAAGGAAAGTCCGGAGTCACCCGTACCTGTGATCTGCTATCGCGAGGGACGAAATGGAACTGAAAAACTCCTGGTTAATCCGAGCACCTTCTCTATGGGTAAAAGTATAGAGGTGACGTTTTTCCTTCCATCGGATGATGGTAAGAAACTGGCCTTCGGTTTATGTGAGAATGGAAAAGAGCTATCCGCGATCCGCATCATTGAAGTGGAAACGCAACAACTCTTTCCCGAAGTACTGTATCCATCCTGGTTCGGCATATCCCGCTGGACGGATGATAATAAGGGGTTCCTCTACACCAGGAATATGAACGACAATGTGAATGACAGTAATATGCTGCTCCACACAAAAGTGTTCTATCATACAGTAGGAACAGATGAAAGCAGGGACCGGGAGATCTTCTCAAAAACCACAGCTCCGGGTATAGACCTTGAGCCACGGGATATATTATGGGTAGATATCTCGGATGACAACAAATATATGATCGCTTACGCAGCCTCTGTGCTGAATGAATTCAAATCATTCATTGCACCTGTATCCGAGATGTTTACATCCCGGATCCCATGGAAACCTGTTACAAAAATTGAAGACGGCATTAAAAGTATTCACCTCAAAGGAGATCAGATCTTTTTCCTATCTCATCAGAACGCAGGTAATTTCAGGGTATTACAAACAAGTGTTACAGCACCTGACGTGCATCATGCAAAAGTGATCATACCGGAAAGTACGCAACTGCTGGAAAGGGTAAGTATGAGTAAAGATCATCTGCTGCTCACTTATTCGGATGGTGTAAGCAATACTTTACAGCGATATGATATATCCAGTGGAAAACTATCCGCTATCCCACTTCCTTTAAAAGGCACCATCAATGTAACATTGACCAATTCATTTAAGAACGATGGTATCATAGAGATATCTTCCTGGGTTATGCCTCCCACCAAATTTGACATGGATGCATCGGGCCATTTGAGCAGGAGCCGTTTTGAAACAGGTGCTGTTATTCCCGGCAGTGAAGATATTATAGTGGAAGAAGTAAACGCTAAAGGGCATGATGGCGTGATGATACCACTCTCCATATTTTACAGGAAGGATGTAAAGAAAGATGGTAGGGCTCCCTGCCTGATCAGCGGATATGGAAGTTATGGCATCAGCACACATCCTTTCTTTCATCCCGGTTTTGTGGCCATGGTAAATAAAGGTATGGTTGTAGCGATCGCGCATGTGCGGGGTGGCGGAGAAAAAGGGAATGCCTGGCGGCAGGGAGGATATAAAAAGACCAAACCCAATACCTGGAAAGACCTTATTTCCTGCGCAGAATATCTTGTTACCAATAAATATACGTCTCCCAAAAGAATGGCTGCACATGGGGCAAGTGCCGGCGGCATTACAGTCGGGCGTGCAATTACAGAGCGGCCGGACCTTTTTGCAGCTGGTATCAGTGAAGTAGGATTGAATAATATGTTGCGTGCGGAACTGGCTCCCAATGGACCTAACAATGCACGGGAATTTGGCACCGTTAAAGACAGTACGGAATACCTGGGGCTCCTGGAGATGGACAGCTACCATCATGTAAAAAAAGGAGTAGCTTATCCAGCTATCCTTACTACAGTGGGTATGAATGATCCACGGGTGGCAGCCTGGGAAACGGCTAAGTTTGCTGCAGCGTTGCAACAATCATCCACATCCGGTAAACCAGTGTTGCTGTCTGTTAATTACAGAGCCGGACATCGTACGGATGATAAAGTGATTGCTGCGGAAAGATATACGGATGTCATTGCATTTGCCTTGTGGCAATGCGGGCATCCGGATTTCAAGTTGAAGGGAAGCCCTGGGCATCCATAA
- a CDS encoding helix-turn-helix transcriptional regulator — MHTPISLARRTNNIIAYVTSPARLEQEDIHEEIMHTLQNLQKIFPSWVICTCRFMHQGFFYVSDNASELLGVDTASLANALQVEAYFGRMHHADIEDYSKGLQVVSEIYQEEDPEERHKLRFVFNYRMRHTDGRYIHLHDEKAMLRIRDNLNLYYMLLRDISHETPFTGVKMTCYKEGKRMSGYSASAEATSQLSPREHELLPLMKQGFSTKEIAGILGISHNTVRNMRQKLFQKFQVNNAIELLNRSAVMDAQGFPST; from the coding sequence ATGCACACCCCCATTTCTCTCGCAAGGAGAACAAACAACATTATTGCATACGTAACAAGCCCTGCCCGTTTGGAGCAGGAAGATATTCATGAAGAGATCATGCATACCCTTCAGAATCTACAGAAGATCTTTCCCAGCTGGGTGATCTGTACCTGCAGATTTATGCACCAGGGCTTTTTCTATGTAAGTGATAATGCCAGCGAACTGCTTGGCGTTGACACCGCATCGCTGGCAAACGCTTTGCAGGTAGAGGCTTATTTCGGCCGCATGCACCACGCAGATATCGAAGATTATAGCAAAGGACTCCAGGTGGTAAGTGAAATATACCAGGAGGAAGACCCGGAAGAACGCCATAAACTTCGTTTCGTATTTAACTACCGGATGCGGCACACGGATGGCAGATATATCCATCTGCACGATGAAAAAGCCATGCTTCGCATCAGGGATAATTTGAACCTTTATTATATGCTGCTCCGTGATATCAGCCATGAAACACCTTTTACAGGCGTTAAAATGACCTGTTATAAAGAAGGAAAAAGGATGAGCGGATACAGTGCATCTGCAGAAGCAACCAGCCAGCTTTCTCCAAGAGAGCATGAACTGTTGCCGCTGATGAAACAGGGATTTTCTACCAAAGAGATCGCAGGTATACTGGGCATCAGCCACAACACCGTGCGCAATATGCGGCAGAAACTGTTTCAGAAATTCCAGGTGAACAATGCCATTGAGCTCCTCAACAGATCTGCTGTTATGGATGCCCAGGGCTTCCCTTCAACTTGA
- a CDS encoding cupin domain-containing protein has product MQRTIINPIYKDTVTFLKTSAETGHKFSLGELTLLPGGGNPPHYHSAFTETFTAVKGILGLRLRHEEIYLKPGEEYTVPIGEVHNFFNPGTEEITFHVKFTPGHEGMEHALRIAYGLATDGLTDKKGMPKSLIAAALIMDMGNSYPTGFFSVLRPLLSFLAKKAKQKGVDKALILKYCK; this is encoded by the coding sequence ATGCAACGAACGATCATTAACCCCATTTATAAGGACACCGTCACGTTCCTTAAAACATCTGCAGAAACCGGCCATAAATTCTCACTGGGAGAACTGACACTATTGCCCGGAGGTGGCAATCCGCCACATTATCATTCGGCATTTACAGAAACGTTCACTGCCGTAAAAGGCATCCTGGGATTGCGCCTGCGCCATGAAGAGATCTACCTGAAGCCGGGAGAAGAATACACGGTGCCCATTGGAGAAGTACACAACTTTTTTAATCCGGGCACTGAGGAGATCACTTTTCATGTAAAGTTCACACCCGGGCATGAAGGAATGGAGCATGCATTACGCATTGCTTATGGATTGGCAACAGATGGCCTGACCGACAAAAAGGGCATGCCCAAAAGCCTGATAGCAGCTGCTTTGATCATGGATATGGGCAACTCTTATCCTACCGGTTTCTTTTCTGTACTAAGGCCCCTGCTTTCCTTTCTGGCAAAAAAAGCAAAGCAGAAAGGGGTTGACAAAGCATTGATCCTTAAATACTGTAAATAA
- a CDS encoding DUF1772 domain-containing protein, whose protein sequence is MNSKWIELSLSITIFLSGLSGGIGFFTAMGGNPAMVKLSARSFVEYWQQIDNFMGARMPVFGPLLLSSLMISTILLFKEWRSPSFWLMLSACFVAIADIVFTLNVNHPLNRLIQSWDLNNLPANVQQIKMKVIQAFNIRLLLMIGTFVLVVLSVWSRKK, encoded by the coding sequence ATGAATAGTAAATGGATTGAGTTAAGCCTCAGCATCACCATCTTTTTATCCGGTCTTTCCGGCGGTATTGGATTTTTTACGGCCATGGGAGGTAATCCGGCTATGGTGAAACTAAGCGCCCGCAGCTTTGTGGAATACTGGCAACAGATAGACAATTTCATGGGCGCAAGGATGCCTGTATTCGGCCCGCTCCTTTTAAGTTCCCTTATGATCAGCACCATCCTGCTGTTTAAGGAATGGCGCTCTCCTTCCTTCTGGCTGATGCTGTCTGCCTGTTTTGTTGCCATAGCAGACATCGTATTCACCCTCAATGTAAATCATCCACTTAACAGGCTTATACAAAGCTGGGATCTGAATAACCTGCCCGCTAATGTGCAGCAGATAAAGATGAAAGTGATCCAGGCTTTTAACATCAGGCTTCTGCTGATGATAGGCACTTTTGTGCTGGTGGTATTATCTGTATGGTCAAGAAAAAAATAA
- a CDS encoding cytochrome-c peroxidase, which produces MKTTIIFIITVLFVTQVSFNSKEPANKAALGEMLFSDPILSRDRTISCASCHKPAFAFADTAAVSLGVKNKRGIRNTPTAMNISSQRTFFWDGRAKSLEEQALAPIENPDEMDLSIAEAVQRLNENAAYQQYFRNIFNAPPNSTNLAIAIAAFERTLETSNSPFDNWKFSDDSMAVSDAAKRGFLLFNGKAQCVKCHFGADFTANEFRNIGLFNGKELNDSGRAVISGDKTETGKFKTPGLRNVAITAPYMHNGMFKTLREVIDFYNEPDKFVEKAIDRDTILAKPMGLSEEEKNDLLAFLRSLTDKRFN; this is translated from the coding sequence ATGAAAACAACCATCATCTTTATTATCACAGTGCTTTTTGTTACGCAGGTTTCTTTTAATAGTAAGGAACCTGCTAACAAAGCAGCGCTGGGTGAAATGTTATTTTCAGACCCCATTCTTTCAAGGGACAGGACCATCAGCTGCGCCAGTTGCCATAAACCGGCATTTGCTTTTGCAGATACCGCTGCGGTTAGTTTGGGCGTAAAAAACAAACGCGGTATAAGGAACACGCCTACTGCCATGAACATATCTTCTCAACGCACTTTCTTTTGGGATGGAAGGGCTAAAAGCCTGGAAGAACAGGCGCTGGCTCCCATTGAGAATCCAGATGAAATGGACCTGTCCATTGCAGAAGCAGTACAAAGGCTGAATGAAAACGCTGCATACCAGCAATATTTCAGGAATATATTTAATGCTCCCCCCAACAGTACTAACCTGGCCATCGCCATCGCAGCTTTTGAGCGTACATTGGAAACGAGCAATAGCCCTTTTGATAACTGGAAGTTCTCGGATGATTCAATGGCAGTAAGCGATGCAGCCAAGAGAGGGTTCCTGCTTTTCAATGGTAAAGCGCAATGCGTTAAATGTCATTTTGGAGCAGATTTTACGGCGAATGAATTCAGGAATATTGGCCTGTTCAATGGCAAAGAATTAAATGATAGCGGCCGGGCTGTTATATCAGGTGATAAAACTGAAACCGGGAAATTCAAAACACCCGGGCTTCGCAATGTTGCGATCACTGCGCCCTATATGCATAACGGGATGTTTAAAACATTACGCGAAGTAATTGATTTTTATAATGAGCCGGATAAATTCGTGGAGAAGGCAATAGACCGGGACACTATACTGGCTAAACCAATGGGCTTAAGCGAGGAGGAGAAAAATGACCTGCTGGCATTCCTTCGTTCATTGACAGATAAAAGGTTTAATTGA
- a CDS encoding phosphodiester glycosidase family protein: protein MKHILFTLLACWFTNDNIISYTADPATQEIRLYWKDKKGQVLGSIQRLKDHLDHKQQKLIFATNGGMYKMDHSPVGLFIQDQKVVSPLDTSSGRGNFYLMPNGVFYITTANKAVICPTSDYQHNDQIKFATQSGPMLLINGAIHPAFKKGSVNLNVRNGVGILPGNKLLFAMSKEPVNFYDFAEYFKSMGCLNALYLDGVVSRTYLPEKNWMQTDGDFGVMIGIIK, encoded by the coding sequence ATGAAACATATTCTATTTACCCTGCTTGCCTGTTGGTTTACGAATGATAATATCATCAGCTATACCGCAGATCCCGCCACACAGGAGATCCGGCTTTATTGGAAAGATAAAAAGGGACAGGTGCTGGGAAGCATTCAACGCCTCAAAGATCACCTGGACCACAAGCAGCAAAAACTCATATTCGCCACAAACGGCGGCATGTATAAAATGGATCATTCGCCGGTGGGGCTTTTTATCCAGGATCAGAAGGTTGTATCTCCCCTGGATACTTCATCCGGCAGGGGTAATTTCTATCTTATGCCTAACGGCGTATTCTATATCACAACTGCTAACAAAGCGGTGATCTGCCCAACAAGCGATTATCAACATAACGATCAGATCAAATTTGCTACACAATCGGGACCGATGTTATTGATCAATGGCGCTATTCACCCTGCATTCAAAAAAGGCTCTGTTAACCTGAATGTACGCAATGGCGTGGGCATTCTGCCCGGTAACAAACTACTCTTTGCTATGTCAAAAGAGCCCGTTAATTTCTATGATTTTGCGGAATACTTCAAAAGCATGGGTTGCTTAAATGCCTTATACCTGGATGGTGTTGTTTCCAGAACATACCTGCCGGAAAAGAACTGGATGCAGACAGATGGTGATTTCGGGGTGATGATAGGAATTATTAAATGA
- a CDS encoding CHAP domain-containing protein translates to MEFPQRIIKAGETDRALVKAIQQRLLALGIGNFEATGTFGPKTTAAVKQFQALHRDRFGNPLVTDGKIGSITWEILFDNVAPVQETAPSDLLAKAIEVAASQIGVMETPPGSNRGREVDAYLQSTNTPMGSFWCAAFVYWCFREAANQLGIANPVFKTAGCLAHWNKTPGRKVTKAQALSTPSLIKPGSIFIKDHGGGLGHTGIVTAVSDGFIETIEGNSNPAGSSNGIGVFRLKFRKINSIEKGFIIY, encoded by the coding sequence ATGGAATTCCCCCAAAGGATTATTAAAGCCGGCGAAACAGACCGCGCCCTCGTAAAAGCTATTCAGCAACGTTTACTGGCATTAGGTATCGGTAATTTTGAAGCCACCGGCACATTTGGCCCCAAAACCACAGCTGCCGTAAAACAGTTCCAGGCCTTACATCGCGACAGGTTCGGCAACCCACTGGTAACAGATGGCAAAATAGGATCTATCACCTGGGAGATCCTGTTTGACAATGTAGCGCCTGTACAGGAAACGGCTCCCAGCGATCTGCTTGCAAAAGCTATTGAAGTAGCAGCAAGCCAGATAGGTGTAATGGAAACTCCACCGGGCAGCAACAGAGGCAGAGAAGTAGATGCCTACCTGCAAAGTACCAATACCCCCATGGGTAGTTTCTGGTGTGCCGCATTTGTGTACTGGTGTTTCAGAGAGGCAGCCAATCAACTGGGTATAGCCAATCCCGTTTTTAAAACGGCAGGTTGCCTGGCACATTGGAACAAAACACCGGGGAGAAAGGTTACCAAGGCTCAAGCCCTTAGCACTCCTTCATTAATTAAACCGGGCAGCATCTTCATTAAAGACCATGGTGGCGGACTGGGCCATACCGGCATTGTAACAGCCGTGAGTGATGGTTTCATTGAAACAATCGAAGGGAATAGTAACCCTGCCGGCAGCAGCAACGGGATCGGCGTGTTCCGTTTAAAATTCAGGAAGATCAATTCGATCGAAAAAGGATTCATCATATATTAA
- a CDS encoding DUF1223 domain-containing protein: MKSLMLAGSLIGVLVIMAAFKNLQDKQAMKKIQTTENSKGFAVVELFTSEGCSSCPPADELVEKIQQDNKNRQIYILAFHVDYWDHQGWRDKFSDHQFSERQRQYASWLGLRTIYTPQIVINGTSEHVGSDQGPILRTISRELDQPAADTLTLQAKVEAGKLKVLYKGVGEELVLALVQRSAHSNVRAGENSGRSLSHVQIVRGLQRVNMSSRKNISMDLPKDFNENGWELIGFVQQRKDGRITAATRVDL; the protein is encoded by the coding sequence ATGAAATCACTAATGCTTGCCGGTAGCCTGATCGGCGTGCTCGTTATAATGGCCGCTTTCAAAAATTTACAGGATAAACAAGCCATGAAAAAAATACAAACAACAGAAAACAGTAAAGGTTTTGCGGTGGTAGAACTCTTTACTTCAGAAGGATGCTCAAGCTGCCCGCCCGCAGATGAACTGGTTGAAAAGATCCAGCAGGATAACAAAAACCGGCAGATCTATATCCTGGCCTTCCATGTTGATTACTGGGATCACCAGGGCTGGAGGGATAAGTTCAGCGACCATCAGTTTTCTGAAAGACAACGTCAGTATGCCAGCTGGTTAGGGCTTCGCACCATCTACACACCACAGATAGTGATCAATGGTACAAGCGAACACGTGGGTTCAGACCAGGGGCCTATTCTGAGAACTATTTCCAGGGAGCTGGATCAGCCTGCAGCAGACACCTTAACCCTGCAAGCCAAAGTAGAAGCCGGTAAACTGAAGGTGCTATACAAAGGAGTGGGAGAAGAACTGGTATTGGCACTCGTACAAAGATCCGCGCATAGTAATGTGAGGGCCGGCGAAAATTCAGGCAGAAGTTTATCGCATGTGCAGATCGTACGCGGATTGCAGCGTGTGAATATGAGCAGCCGGAAAAACATTAGCATGGATCTGCCGAAGGACTTTAATGAAAATGGCTGGGAACTGATCGGTTTTGTGCAGCAAAGAAAAGATGGTCGCATTACAGCGGCCACCAGGGTTGATCTTTAA
- a CDS encoding organic hydroperoxide resistance protein: MENNNITQIEKVIYTAKTHTTGGRDGSSRSSDGILDIKLSTPGTGGTGTNPEQLFAAGWSACFIGALKIAAAKARVELPVDHAVDTEVDLGSAGGGYFLQARLNVSLPGLDPEVAQSLVDAAHQTCPYSKATRGNINVAIKLV; this comes from the coding sequence ATGGAAAACAATAACATCACACAGATCGAAAAAGTAATTTATACCGCTAAGACACATACAACAGGTGGCCGCGATGGATCATCCCGTAGTTCTGATGGTATACTGGATATTAAATTATCTACTCCGGGAACAGGTGGTACAGGTACTAATCCTGAGCAGTTGTTTGCAGCCGGTTGGTCTGCCTGTTTCATTGGTGCCCTGAAGATTGCAGCGGCTAAAGCAAGAGTGGAATTACCTGTAGATCATGCTGTTGATACAGAAGTAGACCTGGGTAGTGCAGGTGGCGGTTACTTTCTGCAAGCCCGTTTGAATGTAAGTCTTCCCGGTTTGGACCCTGAGGTAGCACAGTCGCTGGTAGATGCTGCACATCAAACCTGCCCTTATTCCAAAGCAACCAGGGGCAATATCAATGTAGCCATTAAGCTCGTTTAA
- a CDS encoding sensor histidine kinase, with translation MNKKPFKVSNKIIWLSSILLGALTSVPKIAEHHFNPYEAIVNAVVTSAFAIFIWYYNIITVPAYSSKDVASGFSITRLIKSLAVGIVVMFILACVQQFLLSHLSFGPTMLMIEIRGILMNLTFYMFLHLLYQSYQNQQVGIELERTKADNLGAQYELLKQQVNPHFLFNSLNTLKYMVESGDAHTVEFILKLSDFYRFTLESRKQDLIKLSEELEILNAYVFLLKARFEEGIDLSIDIDEAHHPSLLPPFTLQLLVENCIKHNIVSLEHPLHIRVYSEKDFIVVENKLQLKRTPEASMGMGLENINQRYIHLLDKKIEIHASETLFMIKLPLIYEHHHR, from the coding sequence ATGAATAAGAAACCATTCAAGGTCTCCAATAAGATAATATGGCTGAGCTCGATCTTGCTGGGAGCGCTGACTTCCGTCCCGAAAATTGCCGAGCATCATTTCAATCCTTATGAGGCAATTGTGAATGCTGTTGTTACCTCTGCGTTTGCCATCTTTATATGGTACTACAATATCATTACCGTTCCGGCTTATTCTTCAAAGGATGTTGCCAGTGGGTTTTCCATCACACGTTTGATCAAAAGCCTGGCAGTGGGTATTGTTGTGATGTTCATACTGGCTTGTGTGCAGCAATTCCTGTTGTCACATCTGAGTTTTGGACCAACTATGCTCATGATAGAGATCAGGGGTATACTGATGAACCTTACGTTCTATATGTTCCTGCATCTTTTGTATCAGAGTTATCAGAACCAGCAGGTAGGCATAGAACTGGAACGTACTAAAGCAGATAACCTGGGTGCGCAATATGAATTGCTTAAACAGCAGGTGAATCCACACTTTCTGTTTAATAGCCTGAATACACTAAAGTATATGGTGGAAAGCGGAGATGCACATACGGTAGAATTTATCCTGAAGCTGTCTGACTTTTACCGCTTCACACTGGAAAGCCGCAAGCAGGACCTCATCAAACTTTCGGAAGAGCTGGAAATACTGAACGCTTATGTATTCCTGCTAAAGGCCCGTTTTGAAGAGGGCATTGATCTTTCCATTGATATTGACGAAGCACATCATCCATCATTGCTGCCTCCGTTCACTTTGCAGTTGCTGGTGGAGAACTGCATCAAACATAACATCGTATCGTTGGAACATCCCCTGCATATCCGTGTATATTCAGAAAAGGATTTCATTGTAGTGGAGAACAAACTGCAACTGAAGCGAACACCGGAAGCTTCAATGGGTATGGGCCTTGAAAACATCAACCAGCGGTACATCCATCTTTTAGACAAAAAGATAGAAATTCACGCCAGTGAAACATTATTCATGATAAAACTCCCCCTCATCTATGAACATCATCATCGTTGA